The Streptomyces sp. NBC_01353 genome contains a region encoding:
- a CDS encoding VOC family protein: MAAFTEGTPCWVEAQLPDLEAGKRFYGELFGWTFDPDRDEARKGGKRVAGLIPKRDGRMPTTWTVYLATRNAGTLAARIKAAGGQMIMEPYPVGPFGILALAADPGGAVFGLRQAGDDDGFERTMLPGSFCWMEVYTRERDAVDTFYASVFGYLGTQVEPDEEGREGDFDYRVWSPPGSRPGDDTSFGGRAVLTEAFPAELPGHILVYFAVDDCDETCATATALGGRVTNPPFDTPHGRIAVLRDNQGARFAVLAEPAEEAAAQPADEPVGEPVRDASGAPSDETPDESAESSEKPSAPPGEMR; this comes from the coding sequence ATGGCCGCATTCACAGAGGGCACCCCCTGCTGGGTGGAAGCGCAGCTCCCCGACCTCGAGGCGGGCAAGCGGTTCTACGGCGAGCTCTTCGGCTGGACCTTCGACCCCGACCGCGACGAGGCCCGCAAGGGCGGCAAGCGGGTGGCCGGCCTCATCCCGAAGCGGGACGGCCGGATGCCCACCACCTGGACCGTCTACCTCGCCACCCGGAACGCCGGCACCCTCGCCGCCCGGATCAAGGCCGCCGGCGGTCAGATGATCATGGAGCCGTACCCCGTCGGCCCCTTCGGGATCCTGGCACTGGCCGCCGACCCCGGCGGCGCCGTCTTCGGCCTGCGCCAGGCCGGTGACGACGACGGCTTCGAGCGGACGATGCTCCCCGGCTCCTTCTGCTGGATGGAGGTCTATACGAGGGAACGGGACGCGGTCGACACCTTCTACGCCTCCGTCTTCGGCTACCTCGGCACCCAGGTGGAGCCGGACGAGGAGGGCAGGGAGGGCGACTTCGACTACCGCGTCTGGTCCCCGCCGGGCTCCCGCCCGGGCGACGACACGTCCTTCGGCGGCCGCGCCGTCCTCACCGAGGCCTTCCCGGCCGAGCTGCCGGGGCACATCCTCGTCTACTTCGCCGTCGACGACTGCGACGAGACCTGCGCGACCGCCACCGCCCTCGGCGGCCGTGTCACGAACCCTCCCTTCGACACCCCGCACGGCCGCATCGCCGTCCTCCGCGACAACCAGGGCGCCCGCTTCGCCGTCCTCGCGGAACCCGCCGAAGAGGCCGCCGCCCAGCCCGCCGACGAGCCCGTCGGGGAGCCCGTACGAGACGCTTCCGGCGCCCCCTCGGACGAGACGCCGGACGAATCCGCCGAATCATCCGAAAAGCCCTCCGCCCCGCCCGGCGAAATGAGATAG
- a CDS encoding OB-fold domain-containing protein has product MLTPVVDEDGAPFWEYAARGELRIQGCTDCGELRFPPRPCCPHCQSFGSEWRLMSGRGRIWSYVLPHPPLLPDYAAQAPYNAVLVELADAPRIRLVGNVVATPDAALDSVDPARLRIGAGVRVAFTEIDGVTVPRWLLERG; this is encoded by the coding sequence ATGCTGACACCTGTCGTCGACGAGGACGGCGCCCCGTTCTGGGAGTACGCCGCCCGGGGCGAGCTGAGGATCCAGGGCTGCACCGACTGCGGCGAGCTGCGCTTCCCGCCCCGGCCCTGCTGCCCGCACTGCCAGTCCTTCGGCAGCGAGTGGCGCCTCATGTCCGGGCGGGGCCGGATCTGGTCGTACGTCCTGCCCCATCCGCCGCTCCTGCCCGACTACGCCGCCCAGGCCCCGTACAACGCCGTTCTCGTCGAGCTCGCCGACGCGCCCCGCATCCGGCTCGTCGGCAACGTCGTCGCGACCCCGGACGCGGCGCTCGACTCGGTCGATCCGGCGCGGCTGCGGATCGGGGCCGGCGTGCGGGTGGCCTTCACCGAGATCGACGGTGTGACCGTGCCGCGCTGGCTCCTGGAGCGCGGATGA
- a CDS encoding lipid-transfer protein has protein sequence MLKDATAIVGIGQTPFAKRLPESEKTLACRAILAALDDAGIAPSEVDAFASYTMEETDEVEVAKAIGAGDVTFFSKVGYGGGGSCATVGHLAAAVATGQASVGVAWRSRKRGSGPRPWTNTKAQLATPGQWTRPFGLLRPTDEIGMLARRYMHEYGATRDHLFNVALACRNRANQNPAAIMYERPLTREMYMTARWISEPLCLFDNCLETDGALACVIVSAERARDCRRKPVYVHSVAQGLPSQHHGMVNYWNDDPLSGPAWTAARHLWKQADFGPQDVDVAQIYDAFTPLIPLSLEGYGFCDRGEGASFTEGGALEIGGRLPINTGGGGLSEAYVHGFNLINEGVKQLRGTSTAQVPNAATCLVTAGEGVPTSAILLRS, from the coding sequence GTGCTCAAGGACGCCACGGCCATCGTCGGGATCGGACAGACACCGTTCGCGAAACGGCTCCCCGAGTCCGAGAAGACGCTCGCCTGCCGGGCGATCCTCGCCGCCCTCGACGACGCCGGCATCGCACCCTCCGAGGTCGACGCCTTCGCCTCGTACACGATGGAGGAGACCGACGAGGTCGAGGTCGCCAAGGCCATCGGCGCCGGAGACGTCACGTTCTTCTCCAAGGTCGGATACGGCGGCGGGGGCTCGTGCGCCACCGTCGGCCATCTCGCCGCCGCCGTCGCCACCGGGCAGGCGAGCGTCGGGGTCGCCTGGCGGTCACGCAAGCGCGGCAGCGGCCCCCGGCCCTGGACGAACACGAAGGCCCAGCTCGCCACCCCCGGCCAGTGGACCCGGCCCTTCGGGCTCCTGCGCCCCACCGACGAGATCGGGATGCTCGCCCGCCGCTACATGCACGAGTACGGCGCCACCCGAGACCACCTCTTCAACGTCGCCCTCGCCTGCCGCAACCGCGCCAACCAGAACCCGGCCGCGATCATGTACGAGCGGCCGCTGACCCGCGAGATGTACATGACCGCCCGCTGGATCAGCGAACCCCTCTGCCTCTTCGACAACTGCCTGGAGACCGACGGGGCGTTGGCGTGCGTCATCGTGAGCGCCGAGCGGGCCCGCGACTGCCGCCGGAAGCCGGTGTACGTCCACTCCGTCGCCCAGGGACTGCCCTCCCAGCACCACGGGATGGTCAACTACTGGAACGACGACCCGCTCTCCGGCCCCGCCTGGACCGCCGCCCGACACCTCTGGAAGCAGGCCGACTTCGGGCCCCAGGACGTCGATGTGGCCCAGATCTACGACGCGTTCACCCCGCTCATCCCGCTCTCCCTGGAGGGGTACGGATTCTGCGACCGCGGCGAGGGCGCCTCGTTCACCGAGGGCGGCGCCCTGGAGATCGGCGGAAGGCTGCCGATCAACACCGGCGGCGGCGGACTCTCCGAGGCGTACGTCCATGGCTTCAACCTCATCAACGAGGGCGTGAAGCAGCTCCGCGGCACCTCCACCGCCCAGGTCCCGAACGCCGCCACCTGCCTGGTCACCGCCGGTGAGGGCGTCCCCACGTCGGCGATCCTTCTGAGGAGTTGA
- a CDS encoding DUF1801 domain-containing protein, with product MPRSAAEDVDGYLAEIPETDRLTVLVRLRELCRTELHGFEEVMAYGMPAYHRPGSEPEIAFAAQKQYISFYLMRPDIREGFEDRLADQDMGKGCLRFRRTENVDFDLVRDLLRATARDPGEIC from the coding sequence ATGCCGAGAAGTGCGGCCGAAGATGTGGACGGCTACCTCGCCGAGATCCCGGAGACGGACCGGCTCACGGTCCTGGTCCGGCTGCGCGAGCTGTGCCGCACGGAGCTCCACGGCTTCGAGGAGGTCATGGCCTACGGGATGCCCGCCTATCACCGCCCCGGCAGTGAGCCGGAGATTGCCTTCGCCGCGCAGAAGCAGTACATCTCCTTCTATCTGATGCGGCCGGACATCCGGGAGGGCTTCGAGGACCGGCTGGCCGACCAGGACATGGGCAAGGGCTGCCTGCGCTTCCGGCGTACGGAGAACGTCGACTTCGACCTCGTACGGGACCTCCTGAGGGCGACCGCGCGCGACCCCGGTGAGATCTGCTGA
- a CDS encoding enoyl-CoA hydratase/isomerase family protein, with the protein MTVTVVRDKETGVAVVTLDRAEKHNAITLDMARQLADTWREFRYEDEVRAVVVTGAGTRAFCTGIDRSAEVPQPSSPYTIDDPLIAIGPKANDLWKPMVAAVEGMACGGAFYLLGEAEFLVAGEGASFFDPHTTYGMVSAFETIHMAQKMPFGEVARMALMGTAERISARRAYETGLVSELTEPGGALDAARRAAAVIASYPTEAVQGTVRALWSAKEAARAQALAHAPHLIALGNLAPERQAELFTRRGGGHRLR; encoded by the coding sequence ATGACCGTCACCGTCGTACGCGACAAGGAGACCGGAGTCGCGGTCGTCACCCTCGACCGGGCCGAGAAGCACAACGCGATCACGCTGGACATGGCCCGGCAACTGGCCGACACCTGGCGGGAGTTCCGGTACGAGGACGAGGTGCGGGCCGTCGTGGTCACCGGCGCGGGCACCCGGGCCTTCTGCACCGGCATCGACCGCTCGGCCGAGGTCCCGCAGCCCTCGTCCCCGTACACGATCGACGATCCGCTGATCGCGATCGGCCCCAAGGCGAACGACCTGTGGAAACCGATGGTCGCCGCAGTGGAGGGGATGGCCTGCGGCGGGGCGTTCTATCTGCTCGGGGAGGCGGAGTTCCTCGTCGCCGGCGAGGGAGCCTCCTTCTTCGACCCGCACACCACCTACGGGATGGTCAGCGCCTTCGAGACCATCCACATGGCGCAGAAGATGCCGTTCGGGGAGGTGGCCCGCATGGCGCTGATGGGGACCGCCGAGCGGATCTCGGCCCGCCGGGCGTACGAGACGGGGCTCGTCTCCGAGCTGACGGAGCCCGGCGGCGCCCTGGACGCCGCCCGCCGGGCCGCCGCCGTCATCGCCTCGTACCCGACCGAGGCCGTCCAGGGCACGGTCCGCGCCCTGTGGTCGGCAAAGGAGGCCGCCCGGGCGCAGGCCCTGGCCCACGCCCCGCACCTGATCGCGCTCGGGAACCTGGCGCCGGAACGGCAGGCGGAGCTGTTCACCCGCAGGGGCGGCGGCCACCGCCTCCGGTAA
- a CDS encoding nitroreductase family deazaflavin-dependent oxidoreductase → MAVGVRLMQKVSSTRTFAKVAPHFIPAMDRAVHRLTRGKVMLSAQMLPGLILTVRGARSGLPRVTPLACIPEPDGTWLLIGSNFGREGHPAWTGNLLKCPEAEVSWRGETILVRAELLGGEERAAAWRTALGFWPPYATYQARVEREIRLFRLTRR, encoded by the coding sequence GTGGCCGTCGGAGTGCGTCTGATGCAGAAGGTGTCGTCCACGCGGACGTTCGCGAAGGTCGCACCGCACTTCATACCGGCGATGGACCGGGCGGTGCACCGGCTGACGCGGGGGAAGGTGATGCTCAGCGCCCAGATGCTGCCGGGCCTCATCCTCACGGTACGGGGCGCGAGGTCGGGGCTCCCGCGGGTGACGCCGCTGGCGTGCATCCCCGAGCCCGACGGGACCTGGCTGCTGATCGGGTCGAACTTCGGGCGGGAAGGGCATCCGGCGTGGACCGGGAACCTGCTGAAGTGCCCGGAGGCGGAGGTCAGTTGGCGCGGCGAGACGATCCTCGTACGGGCTGAGCTGCTGGGCGGGGAGGAGCGGGCGGCCGCGTGGAGGACGGCGCTCGGGTTCTGGCCGCCGTACGCGACGTACCAGGCCAGGGTGGAGCGGGAGATCAGACTCTTCCGCCTGACGCGGCGGTAG
- a CDS encoding acetyl-CoA acetyltransferase: MPTTSRNRAGRRVAVVGISLSDCGRVDEATPYTLHAQAARRALADSGLDRSVIDGLASAGLGTLAPVEVAEYLGLRPRWVDSTAVGGATWEVMAAHAADAIAAGHANAVLLVYGSTARADIKARRRTANLSFGARGPLQFEAPHGHTLIAKYAMAARRHMHEYGTTLEQLAEVAVQARANAALNPEAMFREPITVDEVLDGPMIADPFTKLHCCIRSDGGCAVLLAAEEYVPHTAKAPVWILGTGEHVSHTSMSQWEDFTVSPAAVSGRLAFERAGVRPEEIDLAEIYDAFTYMTLVTLEDLGFCAKGEGGPFIEEKGRLPVNTDGGGLSACHPGMRGLFLLVEAVRQLRGEASGLQVRRADGSLPELAVASGTGGWFCSSGTVVLGRG; the protein is encoded by the coding sequence ATGCCCACCACTTCACGGAACCGCGCCGGGCGCCGCGTCGCCGTCGTCGGCATATCCCTCTCCGACTGCGGCCGGGTCGACGAGGCCACTCCCTACACTCTGCACGCCCAGGCCGCTCGCCGCGCCCTCGCGGACAGTGGACTCGACCGCTCGGTGATCGACGGCCTCGCCTCGGCGGGCCTCGGTACGCTCGCGCCCGTCGAGGTCGCCGAGTATCTGGGGCTGCGCCCCCGCTGGGTCGACTCCACCGCCGTCGGCGGCGCCACCTGGGAGGTCATGGCCGCGCACGCGGCCGACGCCATCGCCGCCGGGCACGCCAACGCCGTCCTGTTGGTCTACGGATCGACCGCCCGCGCCGACATCAAGGCCCGGCGCCGCACCGCGAACCTCTCCTTCGGGGCACGCGGCCCGCTGCAGTTCGAGGCCCCCCACGGGCACACGCTGATCGCGAAGTACGCGATGGCCGCCCGGCGCCATATGCACGAGTACGGCACCACCCTGGAGCAGCTCGCCGAGGTCGCCGTCCAGGCGCGGGCGAACGCCGCGCTCAACCCGGAGGCGATGTTCCGCGAGCCGATCACCGTCGACGAGGTGCTCGACGGGCCGATGATCGCGGACCCCTTCACCAAGCTGCACTGCTGCATCCGCAGCGACGGGGGCTGCGCGGTGCTGCTCGCCGCCGAGGAGTACGTGCCGCACACGGCGAAGGCACCCGTCTGGATCCTCGGCACGGGCGAGCACGTCTCGCACACCTCGATGTCGCAGTGGGAGGACTTCACGGTCTCCCCCGCGGCGGTCAGCGGCCGGCTCGCCTTCGAACGGGCGGGGGTGCGGCCGGAGGAGATCGATCTCGCGGAGATCTACGACGCCTTCACCTATATGACGCTGGTGACGCTGGAGGACCTGGGCTTCTGCGCGAAGGGCGAGGGCGGTCCGTTCATCGAGGAGAAGGGCCGACTGCCGGTCAACACCGACGGCGGCGGGCTCTCGGCCTGCCACCCGGGGATGCGGGGCCTGTTCCTGCTGGTGGAGGCCGTGCGACAGCTGCGCGGGGAGGCTTCGGGGCTCCAGGTGCGGCGGGCGGACGGGAGCCTTCCGGAGCTTGCGG
- a CDS encoding TetR family transcriptional regulator, whose product MTGQVRTVDGRVAGRRGQATRQKLLDCLSEMLSSSPYRDVKVIDVARKAGTSPATFYQYFPDVEGAVLEIAEEMAKEGAGLTELVSGRSWVGKAGWQTSEELVEGFLDFWRRHDAILRVVDLGAAEGDKRFYKIRMKILNSVTNSLTDTVKELQAKGKVDKDVSPAAMAGSLVAMLASVAGHQKGFQTWGVKQAELKPNLALLVHLGITGKKPTK is encoded by the coding sequence ATGACAGGACAAGTACGCACCGTCGACGGCCGCGTGGCCGGACGACGCGGTCAGGCGACGCGGCAGAAGCTGCTCGACTGCCTCAGCGAGATGCTCAGCTCCTCGCCGTACCGGGACGTCAAGGTCATCGACGTGGCCCGGAAGGCGGGCACTTCACCCGCGACGTTCTATCAGTACTTCCCCGACGTCGAGGGCGCCGTTCTCGAGATCGCGGAGGAAATGGCCAAGGAGGGCGCGGGGTTGACCGAACTGGTCTCCGGCCGTTCCTGGGTCGGCAAGGCCGGCTGGCAGACCTCCGAGGAACTGGTCGAGGGCTTCCTGGACTTCTGGCGCCGGCACGACGCGATCCTGCGGGTCGTGGACCTCGGGGCCGCGGAGGGCGACAAGCGGTTCTACAAGATCCGCATGAAGATCCTGAACTCCGTCACCAACTCCCTCACGGACACGGTGAAGGAGCTCCAGGCCAAGGGCAAGGTCGACAAGGATGTCAGCCCCGCGGCGATGGCGGGCTCCCTGGTGGCGATGCTGGCCTCGGTGGCCGGCCATCAGAAGGGCTTCCAGACCTGGGGTGTGAAGCAGGCCGAACTGAAGCCCAATCTGGCGCTGTTGGTGCATCTGGGGATCACGGGCAAGAAGCCGACGAAGTAG
- a CDS encoding PQQ-binding-like beta-propeller repeat protein: MEQLTQHDPRRIGPFEVLGRLGAGGMGLVYLARSASGRRVAIKTVRTELAEDQLFRVRFTREVEAARAVSGFYTAAVVDADPRAAVPWLATAYVPAPSLEEIVNECGPLPAQAVRWLAAGVAEALQSIHGAGLVHRDLKPSNVLVVEDGPRVIDFGIASGVSNTRLTMTNVAVGTPAYMSPEQARDSRSVTGASDVFSLGSMLVFAATGHAPFHGANPVETVFMLLREGPDLEGLPDELRPLIESCMQMDVSRRPTPADLQAQLAPHLFGSGSDDSGTASAWLPQRATAMIETRRGGRPSAPPPPAAPPTPPRPPRSTPEWGGDAHSGQPGGGRHAAPAEAAGPVRLAGAAVPIGPGLRVADTRAAVGPVVDAGPATGWIRPPGGGPNGAEPGPPPGSRPLPSPSPAPEAAQEPGHWRPWRFRMSNDVWGTPVVAGDLLYVTSFEVHALDVASGRRQFKTRDVAWSMAVAQGRVHASDGPTLYALDATDGSERWRLQTDAWVYSLKVDRGTVVTGTRGGGVQGWEASNGAKLWEVTGAQTDFETPEAGPAVHGDTVYVWRDARLQALDARTGVERWSYPVGDAASCGNVPVRVTPAEDGCVYVAAGTRVLSIDIAGGHVRWHFEAPAVFLSPPTFAPGPAVTGGGVYLADYLGTVYALDATTGQDRWRIATESRQSIEPVLVVDGNVHVGSGSALYTLDAVTGTPKWRFAAGGELIGAPVVADGRVHFGSADHVLYTLDAMGGQLRWKLATGGEITGSPVARGGVVYACSKDRCVYALDAVKGTATGRGAAAPRA; this comes from the coding sequence GTGGAGCAGCTGACGCAGCACGACCCGAGACGGATCGGGCCCTTCGAGGTGCTGGGCCGGCTCGGTGCAGGGGGCATGGGCCTGGTCTATCTCGCGCGCTCGGCGTCCGGGCGGCGCGTGGCGATCAAGACCGTGCGGACCGAGCTCGCCGAGGACCAGCTGTTCCGTGTCCGCTTCACCCGTGAGGTCGAGGCCGCGCGTGCCGTCTCCGGCTTCTACACGGCCGCCGTCGTCGACGCCGATCCCCGGGCCGCCGTGCCCTGGCTCGCCACCGCGTACGTGCCCGCGCCCTCCCTCGAAGAGATAGTGAACGAGTGCGGGCCGCTGCCGGCCCAGGCCGTGCGGTGGCTGGCCGCCGGCGTCGCCGAGGCCCTGCAGTCCATCCACGGCGCGGGCCTGGTCCACCGCGACCTCAAGCCGTCCAACGTCCTCGTCGTCGAGGACGGCCCCCGGGTGATCGACTTCGGTATCGCCTCCGGGGTCTCGAACACCCGCCTGACCATGACCAACGTCGCCGTCGGCACGCCCGCGTACATGTCGCCCGAGCAGGCGCGCGACTCGCGCAGCGTCACCGGCGCCAGCGACGTCTTCTCGCTCGGCTCGATGCTGGTCTTCGCCGCCACCGGTCATGCCCCCTTCCACGGCGCGAACCCCGTCGAGACGGTCTTCATGCTGCTCAGGGAGGGTCCGGACCTGGAGGGTCTGCCGGACGAGCTGCGCCCGCTCATCGAGTCCTGTATGCAGATGGACGTATCGCGCCGGCCCACCCCGGCCGACCTCCAGGCGCAGCTCGCGCCCCATCTCTTCGGCTCCGGCAGCGACGACAGCGGTACGGCCTCGGCCTGGCTGCCGCAGCGCGCCACGGCCATGATCGAGACGCGCCGGGGCGGCCGTCCGAGCGCCCCGCCGCCCCCGGCCGCCCCGCCCACACCGCCGCGTCCGCCCCGGTCCACGCCCGAGTGGGGCGGCGACGCGCACTCCGGGCAGCCGGGCGGCGGTCGTCACGCCGCGCCGGCCGAAGCCGCCGGTCCCGTACGGCTCGCCGGTGCCGCCGTCCCGATCGGTCCCGGCCTCCGGGTCGCCGACACCCGCGCCGCCGTCGGCCCGGTCGTCGACGCGGGCCCCGCCACCGGCTGGATCCGCCCGCCCGGCGGGGGCCCGAACGGCGCCGAGCCCGGCCCGCCGCCCGGCTCCCGCCCGCTGCCCTCCCCGTCGCCCGCACCGGAGGCCGCGCAGGAGCCCGGGCACTGGCGGCCCTGGCGCTTCCGGATGTCGAACGACGTCTGGGGCACCCCGGTCGTCGCCGGCGACCTCCTCTACGTCACCTCCTTCGAGGTGCACGCCCTGGACGTGGCCAGTGGCCGCCGCCAGTTCAAGACCCGGGACGTGGCCTGGTCCATGGCCGTGGCCCAGGGCCGTGTCCACGCCTCCGACGGACCCACGCTGTACGCGCTCGACGCCACCGACGGCAGCGAGCGCTGGCGGCTCCAGACGGACGCCTGGGTGTACTCCCTCAAGGTCGACCGGGGCACGGTCGTCACCGGCACCCGGGGCGGCGGGGTCCAGGGCTGGGAGGCATCCAACGGCGCCAAGCTGTGGGAGGTCACCGGCGCGCAGACGGACTTCGAGACCCCGGAGGCCGGGCCCGCCGTCCACGGCGACACGGTGTACGTGTGGCGCGACGCCCGGCTTCAGGCCCTGGACGCCCGTACGGGTGTGGAGCGCTGGTCGTACCCGGTCGGCGACGCCGCCTCCTGCGGCAACGTCCCCGTACGGGTGACTCCGGCGGAGGACGGCTGTGTGTACGTCGCGGCCGGTACGCGGGTGCTGTCGATCGACATCGCCGGCGGGCACGTCCGCTGGCACTTCGAGGCGCCCGCCGTCTTCCTCTCCCCGCCGACGTTCGCCCCGGGGCCCGCCGTCACGGGCGGCGGGGTCTATCTCGCCGACTACCTCGGCACGGTGTACGCGCTCGACGCGACCACCGGCCAGGACCGATGGCGGATCGCCACCGAATCCCGCCAGTCGATCGAGCCGGTCCTGGTCGTCGACGGCAACGTGCATGTGGGCAGCGGCAGCGCCCTGTACACGCTCGACGCGGTGACCGGCACCCCGAAGTGGCGGTTCGCGGCGGGCGGCGAGCTGATCGGAGCCCCGGTCGTCGCCGACGGCCGGGTGCACTTCGGCTCGGCGGACCACGTCCTCTACACGCTGGACGCGATGGGCGGCCAGCTGCGCTGGAAGCTCGCGACCGGCGGCGAGATCACCGGCTCGCCGGTGGCGCGGGGCGGGGTCGTGTACGCGTGCAGCAAGGACCGCTGTGTGTACGCGCTCGACGCGGTGAAGGGCACGGCGACGGGCCGGGGAGCGGCCGCGCCCAGGGCGTGA
- a CDS encoding acyl-CoA dehydrogenase family protein: MDAAFTAEQDEIRRTLRELLAKRSGPAEVRTAVATPEGYDTDLWHRMSGTLGLAGLALPEEYGGVGCGPAELALACEETGRALAPSPLLATAVLAAPLILALGSEEQRADLLPRIADSSLTCALAVAGTSLALALGLTGDNADGSWAGGGRAGGIQARSVEGRWRLYGEAAQVLDGHSAGLLVVAAHTGGFARSRTLLFLVRGEAAGLLRIRQPALDATRSQATVQLRDVEAELLGEEPVDVLGVLAATGRTAAAALAAESVGAAQAALDRTVEYVGSREQFGRPVGSFQAVKHRLADLYVQVEAARSLAYGAAREPATGTLALAAALEALRAVAGETIQLHGGIGFTWEHEAHLYFKRATADELLFGPVRRLRARVAQETGLFGEVAA, translated from the coding sequence ATGGACGCCGCCTTCACCGCGGAGCAGGACGAGATCCGCCGCACCCTGCGCGAACTGCTCGCCAAACGCTCCGGACCCGCCGAGGTCCGCACCGCCGTCGCGACCCCCGAGGGGTACGACACCGACCTGTGGCACCGGATGTCCGGCACCCTCGGACTCGCCGGACTCGCCCTGCCCGAGGAGTACGGCGGTGTCGGCTGCGGCCCCGCCGAACTCGCCCTTGCCTGTGAGGAGACCGGCCGGGCCCTCGCCCCCTCCCCGCTCCTCGCCACCGCCGTCCTCGCCGCCCCGCTGATCCTCGCCCTCGGCAGCGAAGAGCAGCGCGCCGACCTCCTGCCGCGCATCGCCGACTCCTCGCTGACCTGCGCCCTCGCCGTGGCCGGCACCTCGCTCGCCCTCGCGCTCGGACTGACCGGCGACAACGCCGACGGCTCCTGGGCCGGCGGCGGACGGGCGGGCGGAATCCAGGCGCGCTCCGTGGAGGGACGGTGGCGGCTCTACGGCGAGGCCGCCCAGGTCCTCGACGGACACAGCGCCGGGCTGCTCGTCGTCGCGGCGCACACCGGCGGCTTCGCGCGGAGCCGGACCCTGCTCTTCCTGGTACGCGGCGAAGCCGCCGGACTCCTCCGCATACGGCAGCCCGCCCTGGACGCCACCCGCTCCCAGGCCACCGTGCAACTACGGGATGTGGAAGCGGAGTTGCTCGGCGAGGAGCCGGTCGACGTGCTCGGGGTGCTCGCCGCGACCGGACGGACGGCGGCGGCGGCCCTGGCGGCCGAGTCGGTCGGCGCGGCCCAGGCGGCCCTGGACCGCACGGTCGAGTACGTCGGCTCCCGCGAACAGTTCGGCCGGCCCGTCGGCTCCTTCCAGGCCGTCAAGCACCGCCTCGCCGACCTGTACGTGCAGGTGGAGGCGGCGCGCTCGCTGGCGTACGGCGCGGCCCGCGAACCGGCCACCGGAACGCTCGCGCTCGCGGCGGCCCTGGAGGCGCTGCGGGCGGTGGCCGGGGAGACGATCCAGCTGCACGGCGGCATCGGCTTCACCTGGGAGCACGAGGCCCATCTGTACTTCAAACGGGCGACCGCCGACGAGCTGCTCTTCGGGCCCGTGCGGCGGCTGCGGGCGCGGGTGGCGCAGGAGACCGGACTCTTCGGGGAGGTGGCGGCGTAG